The DNA region CGGAAAAGGGTTGGGTTTTTCTGCTTCCGCTTTCACCGCTCTTGGCACTGCTACTTGCGCCGCCTTAAGCTTTGAGATTGATTATATTTCACTTTCTGAATTGGTCAGACTCGGCGCGGGTTCCGCCACAAAAAGTCTTGCCGGAAGCTTCGCAATATGGTACGCAAACAAGAATGGCAAATCATATGCTGAGCCAATTGTAGAGCCAGAAACTGTGAATTTGGGCATGGTTATTGTTCCAATATTTTCTGCGATTAAAACAGACGAAGCACACAGCGAAGTCCTCAGCTCCCCATTATTCAAGGCTAGATTAAAATACGTGACAAAAATCGCCAAAACAATGAAACACGCTATAGAAGTGGGCGATATTGCTACAATAGGACAGCTTGCTGAAGAAGACAGCTTAAATCTTCACGCTAGCACCATGACTGGCGAAGCGCACATGATTCTTTGGGAGCCTGAAACTGTGCGAATAATAAAAGAAGTGCAGAAAATGCGATGTGAAGGCATACCTGCGTGGTTTTCAATGGATACAGGGCCATCAGTATTCATTAACACTTACGCCAACCATATGGAAAACATAGCTGATAGGCTTCGTGAAATAGGCTTTTCTAAGGTTATAGTCAGTAAAGTCGGTGGCAAACCATTTCTTAGCAAAGAACACCTTTTCTGATGCAGTTGCTTTACCCCAAAAATATGTTACTGTCTGCTCAACAAGCTCTTTTATTACTACGCTATCTTCGTTGTTACTACTGCCTTGATATTCCGTTTGTTCTCTGGTATCTTAACAAATTTTACGCCAACATTGTTTAGAATTTCTTCTACCGCCTTTCTTGCCGCTTTCTTTGTTGGGTATTCTCCTTTTAATTCAATCCACGGTAAAGTATCATCAACTTTTATCCATACTGCGTACAAATGCTTCACCATTATTAGACTTGGAAAAGGTTAGAATTCTGGTAATTAAAACAGTTATGAATTTTTAGTAATGATTTTTGTTAAGTTTTTGGAAACTTATTTAAGGGATGCTGTACCAATCGTTAGGGTTTAGGAGCGACTATTTGGGTGGAAATTGAAGGTACACTTGGAAAAGCCATGTTGAAGGGGTGCCTATGGATGAACGGAGACACAGAAAGTTCAGAAGAAGGTGAACAAAGTGAAGCTAGCCAACAGTCCAAACTGCACTTACGAGGAGTTTCCATTAACAACGCGTACAGCAAGAAAACACACCCAACAAGTTTTCACTTTTAGACTAATTCAAAATCTCTTCTTGTGTAATATCTTCCAGAAGGAGGCATCACGCCGATGAATCACACTGTAAACGCAAAGCCTTTCCTTAAGACGTTTAGAGAAACTCTAATTGCCTTCTCCTTTGATGTCGGCGGGTTACTTGCTGGCTTCTTTGTCGCTCTTCAACTTGGCGTTTTCCAGCAGTCTCCTTGGGCTATTGCGCTGTATTCTATTATTGTAAGTGCAAAAGGTGTTATTGGAGGTTTGCTTAGTGGACGTTTAAGCACAGCATTACACATCGGTACAATTTACCCACGCTTTCTCAAAAACACTGAGAGTTTTTACAAGTTGTATGCGGCTCTTGTAGTCATCACTTTTGTCACTAGTATAGTGATGAGTATGTTCTCCTTAGTTTTTGGTCTTCTTTTCTGGGGTATCTCTTTTGCAGATTTTCCGGCAATCTTAGTGGTGGTTGTAGCTACTATGACTTTGGGATTAACAATCACTTTGATTACTATGATGGTTGCGTTTATCACTTTTAAGAAAGGCATAGACCCTGATGTTGTTGTATACCCTGTAATGTCGACTGTTGCTGACATACTCATAACAATATTCTATATTCTCGTGCTAACCTTGTTCTTTCTTTCTGGCGCGTTTGGCGTCTACGCTCTACTTTTTATCACTTTAATTCCTGTGATTCTAATTGTTTACATTATACCTCGGAATGTCCATAGTAAGGAGTTCATGAAAACTGTTAAAGAGTCTATGTTTACAATGTTATTTGTTGCAATCATCGTTAATGTTACCGGGACTGTTCTAAAGAGAATAAGTAGTATTGTAGGGGATAGAAGGGAAATTTACACAGTTTATCCCGCGCTGATAGATTTAGTAGGTGATGTAGGATCTGTTGTCGGCTCAACTGCAATGACAAAGCTTGCTTTGGGTATGCTTAAATCGTCTATGTCTTCCATAAAACAGCATAGTGCCCAGATTTTCAGTGCTTGGTTAGCGTCAATCTTATATTTCGTCCTTCTTGGTGTTTTATCTTTGTCAATAAACGGCCTATTTCTATTGTTTAACTTCTTCAATTTGATTTTGATTTTATTAGTAGCGAATATGATTGCAGTTGCAGCGATAATTTTAGTGTCATATGCCCTTTCAATCTTAACATTTCAAAAAGGTCTGGACCCTGATAATTTCGTTATTCCCATTGAAAGTTCATTTGCTGATAGCATGACCTCTATTGCATTGCTTGTTGCCTTATTTTTGGTTGGCTTTCTTTTTGGAGGATAGGGTTAAAATATTCTTTACCTTATACTTTGCCTTGGAGCGACCTTAAAAGTATGCCTCACTTCGAAAAAATCGAATACAAACCCATACCGGTTAGAGACTTACTTTTGGAGATGAAGAACATTTCTGAATTGATGATTGATTTGGCTTATTCTGCCGCCTTATTCAATGATAAAGAGCTTGCAAAGGACATACTAGAACTTGAAGGGCACGTTGACACGCTTGCTTACCTTTTAGACATGACTGTTATGATAGCTGCGAGAGACTCTAAAGACGCAGAAGCTTTGGTTGGCGTTTCTACTGTAGCTGCGGCTGCAGACAAGATTTCAGATGCTGCTGCTGATATCGCTGCGATAGTTACACAAAATATTGGCGTACATCCCGTTGTGAGTGAAATCTTTGAAAGGGTTGAAGAACGCTTAACACGAGCTAAGGTAGCTAAGGAGTCTGTGCTTATTGGAAAGAGTATAGGCGAGTTGGACTTGGCGGCGAGAATGGGTGTCGACATAATTGCAATTTGCCGAAATAAAGATTGGATAATAGACCCTAAAGAAACTGAGCGCATTCAAAACGATGATATCCTTATAGTCCGTGGCGCCCCCACAGGCGTCAAAGAATTTAAAGAGCTCATCGAAGGAAGAACGATGGATGCTAGAGATACGATGATGGAAAAGCGGCGCCAAAAACAATTCGAGGAAATCGTTAATCGCTTTGTTGAATTAAAAGACACTTCCGAATTAATGATGGATTTAGCCTACTCTTCATTATTGCTGAATAGTAAAGAATTAGCAGATGAAGTTCAAAGGCTCGAGGAGTGCGTCGATAAACTACACACAGAATTTGAACTGCTTGTTTTATCTAGCTCCTTCAAAAAAGAAGAAGCTAAAGGCTTCCTTGGGCTGATAAGGTTAGGCGTTGTAACTGAAAAAATAGCGGATGCCGCAGCGGAGATTGCTGAGGTTGTTTTAAGAGGCATTGAACCACATCCCATTCTTAAAATAACCATAGAAGAAGCTGAAGAAACTGTTACTTTTGTTAGAGTCACCGAAAGCTCTTCTTTAGCAAATAAGACTTTAAGGGATGCTAAAATTCCGAAAGAAACAGGCATGTGGGTTTTGGCGATAAGAAGAGGAGACAAGTGTATAAGACCAAGGCCAGAATCGAAAATTGAAGTAGGTGACGTTTTGATTGCTTCTGGTTATGCTGGTGGGGAGGAAGACATAAAAAAATTGGCTTCTTCATGACTTGTACTGTTCAATTGTTAGGTAGTTAGTTAGGATACTTATTTTGGATTCGCTAATACTATAAACTCGGAATCCGATTTAATGTAAAGGAGGCTGTTAACTACGAAAAAGAAACAATCAATTACAGAAACTCAGAGCATTACATGCCCAAATCCTTCTTGCAGAAGAACTTTCTCTAATCCAATAAAAGCTGAAAATTTGGGTTCAAAAAAGGTTGAAGTTTACGATGCATGCCCCTATTGCTTGACGGAAATAATAGTAGAAGAAACTCCGTTAATCCCTGAAGAGAAACAAGAACAGAAAGTAAAGAAACTAGAAATTGAAAAACCCACGGTGCCCTTTCCTCCCGAAAAACCAATAAAAAAACCGGGCTGCGAACACCATTTTGGATATCTTAGTCAGCGTTCCTCAAAAGAAAAAATTCCGGAAGAATGCATGACGTGTGAAAAGATAGTGCAGTGTATGCTCAAAAACGTGACAGGTTAAGTTGGTTATCAATGATACGCACATGCTCTTTTAAGCTGTCATATTTCTTTTTACAAAATGTGTAGGGGACAGTATTAATTGGCAGCAACTTTGCAGAGACGCACCGGCACAGTCACATCGGCTCTTCCTCAATCGAAGACGCTGAACGCTGAAACAGTGACGAGCATCGCTACGAGTTTTCTTAAACGAATTGGGCACAAGGGCGGTTTGAAACCTAAAAGGGTTTCATTAGAAGAAGGAATCTACACTGTTGAGGTAGAGATGAAAAAACTTACTGCCCTCGTGAGAATTGACGCTGAGACGCATGAAATTAAAGAATACGAAATACAACCAAAGGGTGAAGAAACTCCTTTTATTTCGATTTCTCCCAAAGTCATAGTTGTTGTATTTGGCGTTGCGGCAACCGTTTATGTCGCATTTCATTTTGTGTTTAAAATGTTCGGGCTATAAAATACGACTTTTAGTAAGTTAATATTCTTTAATATAAAATAAGTATAGAAGCCGTGTTCCTAGCTAACAAGTTTTTGAGGGTTGCTGTTACTTTTCGCTTTTCTTCTTCCTTTCTGGCTTTTTCTCTTCTTCAGGTGGTGGGGGAGGTGGTGGCTCTAATGGCTTTTCTTCTTCCTTTTTCTCTTCCATTTCACTAGTTATCTCTTCTATGGGTTTTGGTGGTGGTGTCGTCGCCATGGTCCATCCTATCCATGCACCTATGGCCATTATGGCAATGAAGGCTATGAAAACGGGCACTGCGACAACCCAGAAGCGTATTGCAGTTAAATCTGCCTCTGCTGTTGATACTCCAAAGACTGAAAGCCATTGTGGGAAGAATAATGTCAGAATATAGAAAATTGCAATCACAAAGCAGACTATGAATATTATTCCGCCTATTGATTGGTCTTTACTAACCATATTTACATCACCATATGTAAGCCATGTTTACCTTCTTACACCTTTTAAAGTTTACCATTGTTTTCAGTGTGTTGTCATATCGTTCCCATTTCCCATGTTGCCAGATATTCTTTCTGCTCGTTTGTTAGTTCGTCTATTCTTATTTTCATTGCGTCAAGTTTCAGTTTTGCCACGGTTTCGTCTATTTCTTTTGGAACCAAGTAAACTTTTGGCGGCATCTTTTCACTTTTGACTAAATGTTCCACGCACAAAGCTTGGTTTGCAAATGACATGTCCATGACTTCTGAGGGATGTCCTTCCGCCGCTGCTAAATTCACGAGTCTTCCTTCAGCTAGAAGATATAGTCTTCTTCCGTCTCTGAGTGTGTACTCTTCAAGGTTTGGTCTGATATTCCTTTTTGATGTTGATAGCTCTTCTAGGTCTTTTATGTTTATTTCTACGTTGAAGTGTCCGCTGTTGGCTAGTATTGCGCCGTCTTTCATCTTTTGCATGTGTTCTTTTCTTATGACGTTGATGTCGCCTGTGGCTGTTACGAATATGTCGCCGATGGCGGCGGCTTCGGTTATTGGTATTACGCGTAGTCCATCCATTGCGGCTTCAAGTGCTCTGAGCGGGTTTATTTCTGTTATTATGACGTTAGCTCCCATTCCTTGTGCTCTCATGGCAATTCCTCTTGAGCACCATCCATAACCGCAAATCACGAAGTTTTTGCCTGCTAGGAGAATGTTTGTTGCTCGGAGGATGCCATCTATTGTGCTTTGTCCTGTTCCATAGCGGTTGTCGAATAAGTATTTAGTGTAGGCGTCATTCACGGCTATAATTGGATATTTTAGTGCACCAGTTTTCTCCATAGCCCGCAGTCTTAGAACACCGGTCGTTGTCTCTTCCGTTCCGCCTTTAATGTTTGGTAATGCTTCTGTTCTTTTGCTGTGAACTGTCCCAACAAGGTCTGCTCCATCATCAAGCGTTATCATAGGCTGCTGGTCTATTACCTTTTCAACACACCAGTAATATTCCTCAGTTGTCTGTCCTCTCCATGCAAAAACATTAACGCCCTTTTCTGCCAGGGCTGCAGCTACGTCGTCTTGTGTAGAAAGAGGGTTGGAACCGCACAACGCAACTTTTGCTCCGCCAGCGAGAAAAGCATCAACGAGAACAGCGGTTTCTTTCGTCACGTGCAAGCATGCGCCTAGGGTTAGGCCTTTGAAGAGTTTCTCTTTGTTGAACTTCTTTTTTATTTGGTTTAGGACTGGCATATGTTTTGAAGCCCATTCTATTTGTAGATGTCCTTTCGAAGCTAGAGTTGAGTCTTTTACTTTGAAATTTCCCATTCGATTTTTCCCTTCTCCAATGTTCATTCAAAAATTGCCTATTTAACGTTGGCGTTTAATCTTTCAAGAAGTTTGTTTTTGGCTTTTTTCACTTTTTCGATTACTTTTTCAACGTTTAATGTTAGTAATTTTCTGTTTTCCATTACTATCTTTCCGTTTATTATTACTGTTTCTACATCTGAGGCTTTTGCAGCATAGACCAGATGGCTTGCTTCGTTGTAGATTGGATAAAGACGCGGGCTGTCCATGTTAACAATTGCCAAATCTGCCTTTTTTCCGGTTTCTATTGAGCCTATTTCCGTTTCCCATGAGAGGGCTTTGGCTCCTTCTATTGTTGCCATCTCCAGAACTTTTCCGGCGGGCATTACTGTTGGATTTTTGTTGACTCCTTTGTGTAGTAGAGCGGTTGTTTTCATAACTTCAAACATGTCTGCAGTGTTATTTGAGCAAGGACTGTCGGTGCCGAGTGAAACTGTTATGTTTTTCTCAAGCATTTTTGGGACTGGGCTTATGCCCGAGGCAAGTTTAAGATTTGAGATTGGGTTATGGGAAACTTTTACATTTTTGCTACTTATTACTCTCATGTCACTATCTGTTAGCGCCACGCAATGCGCGGCAATGACATGCTCATCTAAAACTCCTAATGAGTCCAAATACTTCATGATTCCATTTTTTACGTTGACATTAAAGGTTCTGCGGATTTTTTCTTTTTCATCTTCTGTTTCGGCAACGTGAATATGCCAAATTACCGGTGCGCCCCGCGAGCCATACCTTTCATTTAGGGTTTCTCTTATCTTTTTTAGTTCTTTCATGTATTCTGGGTCTACAGTATACGGCGCGTGGGGGTCAACGCTGACACGTATTGTGCCATTTGCTTTGTTGTGCCAGTTCTTTGCCAAATCTTCTAATGCTTTTTTGTCTTCGTTTTTTCTCCACGAAAAACACACATGCCCTACTATGCCACGTAAACCAGCATCAGCGAATGCTTTTGCTTCATTTTCTTCTGGCGTATAATGATACATTGTGTTGACGGTGGTTGTTCCACCCATTATTGATTCAATCGCCGTTAACAAGGCGCCTACGTAAATGTCGTGGGGTGTCATGTGTTTTTCTATGGGCCATATCCATTTTTCAAGCCATTCCTGAAGTGGCAAATCGTCTGCGTATCCTCGTAGTAAACTCATGGCGGCATGCTGATGTGTGTTCACAAGTCCTGGTATGACCACTTTGCCTTTTACATCTATTTTTTCGTAGCCTCTTCCATATTTTCTTTTTAGTTCATGTGTTTTCCCCATGTCTGCTATGGTTTGTTCTTCTATTGCGATTGCGCCTTCGCGGATTATTTTTCGGTTTTTCATTGTGAGTATTGTTCCGTTTTGTATGAGAATGTTCATGCGTGAGCACTTCTTTTGTTTATTTTTGTTTGCATCGCTATATTTTTAACTTATAATCGACACCTTTCGTTTTGGTGGTTTCGTGCCAGAGTTAAAGGTTGAGCGACTGGAAGAGTATATATCAAGTGTTTATAAAAAGCCTGTAAAGGTTACCCGTGTTGCTCCTCTCGGTGGTGTGGGAATTACTGACTTGAAAGGTTTTGGATACGGTGTGCCATGGCTTATAGAGTTTAACATTGATAAAGAGCTCAAACGCGTTGTTTTGGAGACAATGCGCCCAGAAGGCTTCGGACATGACCACTTTTCTGACAGAGCTGCTGTTCTGCTTTGGCAACATTCTACCTTTAACAAACTGCCTAGGCATGTGCGTTCAGTTGATGTGGGCGCATTCACAGTTGATGGAGAGACGTTAAAATCGGTTGGCGATTGCAGCGAATTTTTCTTGTTAACTGAATTTGTAGGCGACGGTGTGCTTTATCATAATGATTTGGACCGCATTAAGGAATCGGGCTTCATGAGAGATTCGGATGAAGAACGGTGCGTGGCGCTGTCTGAGTATCTCGCTGAAATTCATTCAGTGAAGAAGGATGCTTCTGGGCTTTATGTAAGGCGTATTCGTGACTTGCTTGGGCACGGCGAAGGCATTTTCGGGTTAACTGACAGCTACCCAAGCGGTTTAGGCTACGTGGACGAGAAATTTTTTGTCGAGTTCGAAAAGGCTTGTTTGGAATGGCGTTGGCGGCTTAAACGCAAGACGCATAGGCTTTCTCAAGTGCATGGTGATTTTCACCCGTGGAATGTCTTGTTCAAACAAGGATTAGATTTTGTAGTGTTGGATCGCAGTAGAGGCGAATGGGGCGAACCTGCAGATGATGTGAGCGCTATGACAATTAATTATCTCTTTTATGCCTTGCAAGGTTCTGGAAAGATTGAGGGGCCCTTTGAAAGGTTATTCCTGCTTTTCTGGCGAAACTACTTAGATAGGACAG from Candidatus Bathyarchaeota archaeon A05DMB-5 includes:
- a CDS encoding phosphotransferase, with amino-acid sequence MPELKVERLEEYISSVYKKPVKVTRVAPLGGVGITDLKGFGYGVPWLIEFNIDKELKRVVLETMRPEGFGHDHFSDRAAVLLWQHSTFNKLPRHVRSVDVGAFTVDGETLKSVGDCSEFFLLTEFVGDGVLYHNDLDRIKESGFMRDSDEERCVALSEYLAEIHSVKKDASGLYVRRIRDLLGHGEGIFGLTDSYPSGLGYVDEKFFVEFEKACLEWRWRLKRKTHRLSQVHGDFHPWNVLFKQGLDFVVLDRSRGEWGEPADDVSAMTINYLFYALQGSGKIEGPFERLFLLFWRNYLDRTGDEEILSVVQPFYAWRSLVLASPVWYPNLSVDVRKKIFRFATRVLKAKEFEFETVDFYFK
- a CDS encoding amidohydrolase; translated protein: MNILIQNGTILTMKNRKIIREGAIAIEEQTIADMGKTHELKRKYGRGYEKIDVKGKVVIPGLVNTHQHAAMSLLRGYADDLPLQEWLEKWIWPIEKHMTPHDIYVGALLTAIESIMGGTTTVNTMYHYTPEENEAKAFADAGLRGIVGHVCFSWRKNEDKKALEDLAKNWHNKANGTIRVSVDPHAPYTVDPEYMKELKKIRETLNERYGSRGAPVIWHIHVAETEDEKEKIRRTFNVNVKNGIMKYLDSLGVLDEHVIAAHCVALTDSDMRVISSKNVKVSHNPISNLKLASGISPVPKMLEKNITVSLGTDSPCSNNTADMFEVMKTTALLHKGVNKNPTVMPAGKVLEMATIEGAKALSWETEIGSIETGKKADLAIVNMDSPRLYPIYNEASHLVYAAKASDVETVIINGKIVMENRKLLTLNVEKVIEKVKKAKNKLLERLNANVK
- the mvaD gene encoding diphosphomevalonate decarboxylase, translated to MKATAVAHPIQGLIKYHGLRDEKLRIPFHDSISVCIEALHTTSTVETVNSSKKDSVIINGKEAVGKDFERVEAVLNKLRNLTSYSGSFKVVSQNSITGGKGLGFSASAFTALGTATCAALSFEIDYISLSELVRLGAGSATKSLAGSFAIWYANKNGKSYAEPIVEPETVNLGMVIVPIFSAIKTDEAHSEVLSSPLFKARLKYVTKIAKTMKHAIEVGDIATIGQLAEEDSLNLHASTMTGEAHMILWEPETVRIIKEVQKMRCEGIPAWFSMDTGPSVFINTYANHMENIADRLREIGFSKVIVSKVGGKPFLSKEHLF
- a CDS encoding adenosylhomocysteinase, encoding MGNFKVKDSTLASKGHLQIEWASKHMPVLNQIKKKFNKEKLFKGLTLGACLHVTKETAVLVDAFLAGGAKVALCGSNPLSTQDDVAAALAEKGVNVFAWRGQTTEEYYWCVEKVIDQQPMITLDDGADLVGTVHSKRTEALPNIKGGTEETTTGVLRLRAMEKTGALKYPIIAVNDAYTKYLFDNRYGTGQSTIDGILRATNILLAGKNFVICGYGWCSRGIAMRAQGMGANVIITEINPLRALEAAMDGLRVIPITEAAAIGDIFVTATGDINVIRKEHMQKMKDGAILANSGHFNVEINIKDLEELSTSKRNIRPNLEEYTLRDGRRLYLLAEGRLVNLAAAEGHPSEVMDMSFANQALCVEHLVKSEKMPPKVYLVPKEIDETVAKLKLDAMKIRIDELTNEQKEYLATWEMGTI